One region of Triticum aestivum cultivar Chinese Spring chromosome 6B, IWGSC CS RefSeq v2.1, whole genome shotgun sequence genomic DNA includes:
- the LOC123133299 gene encoding 2'-deoxymugineic-acid 2'-dioxygenase, producing MKKLRSSAASSSQGAVPERFLMRLTAASPTLVSLPVIDLSGGRDEVRRAVLHAGKELGFFQVINHGMPERTMREMEMACSDFFRLPTTDKATLYSEDSEQTNRLLSSTMYRSAASESYACHCLHLACHPVERTKPSWPEKPVRLRPALEDFIIPARSIAMELLRLLCEGIGLQPDYFEGGLTGGDVIINANRYPPCADPNLTLGLPPHCDWNLITVLLQPGYVCGLQVLYNGDWIDVDPIPGALVINFGHQLEIATNGVLRSIEHRTVPNIVVGRTTVAALIMPTMDCVVGPAKELVVEGRSARYRRVAFRDFMHIYNTVGACKESVEEALKI from the exons ATGAAGAAGCTGCGGTCCTCCGCGGCGTCGTCGTCGCAGGGCGCGGTCCCGGAGCGGTTCCTCATGCGGCTGACAGCGGCGTCCCCGACGCTGGTGTCGCTGCCCGTCATCGACCTCTCCGGCGGCCGCGACGAGGTCCGCCGGGCCGTGCTCCACGCCGGCAAGGAGCTCGGCTTCTTCCAG GTGATCAACCATGGCATGCCAGAGCGAACAATGAGGGAGATGGAGATGGCGTGCAGCGACTTCTTCCGCCTCCCAACAACGGACAAGGCAACATTGTACTCAGAGGACAGCGAGCAGACCAACCGGCTCTTATCGAGCACCATGTACAGGTCCGCCGCTAGTGAGAGCTACGCGTGCCATTGCCTCCATCTCGCATGCCACCCCGTCGAGCGCACCAAGCCCTCCTGGCCCGAAAAGCCTGTCAGACTCCGCCCGGCCCTTGAGGACTTCATTATCCCTGCTCGCAGCATTGCGATGGAACTCCTCCGTCTCCTCTGTGAGGGCATCGGGCTCCAGCCGGACTACTTCGAGGGCGGCCTCACCGGCGGTGATGTGATCATCAACGCGAACCGCTACCCGCCATGCGCGGACCCGAACCTTACCCTCGGTCTGCCGCCACACTGTGACTGGAACCTCATCACCGTGCTACTCCAACCCGGGTACGTGTGTGGTTTGCAGGTGTTGTACAATGGTGACTGGATCGACGTCGATCCCATACCGGGAGCGCTGGTCATCAACTTCGGCCACCAATTGGAGATCGCCACCAACGGGGTGCTCCGGAGCATCGAGCATCGGACCGTGCCCAACATCGTCGTGGGGAGGACGACGGTGGCTGCTTTAATCATGCCGACCATGGACTGTGTGGTGGGGCCTGCCAAGGAGCTCGTCGTCGAGGGCAGGTCGGCGAGGTACCGGAGGGTCGCGTTCCGCGACTTCATGCACATCTACAATACGGTCGGCGCATGCAAAGAGAGTGTGGAGGAGGCCTTAAAGATCTGA